One Siniperca chuatsi isolate FFG_IHB_CAS linkage group LG5, ASM2008510v1, whole genome shotgun sequence DNA window includes the following coding sequences:
- the LOC122876131 gene encoding flocculation protein FLO11-like has protein sequence MDKEAENMDGISSSSAFSINSETAEITSIPVSGIIDQTAADLDELMYCDDILDNDEVTCPCPHSTISEDSWCSSLDSDISEMITSFDQNIDVEIKKVCQSFLNPENLETEADDFGEKEEVRTTQTGSTSRLSNSSEESVRPASCASSSSTNTAITKADKMLVSHVIDKAVKTLHSTKDVRTLQSNEALNTPEATEPVNTLQPTEAVKTLQSTEPVKTPQSTEPVKSLQSTEPVKTRDATEAVKTPVATEAVKTLQPTEAAKTLQPTEAVKSPQSTEPVKSLQPTEAVQTLQPTEAVNTLQSTEAVKSLQSIEPVKTPETTEAVKTPQSTEAVKTLEATEPVKTPQPTEAVKSLQSTEPVKTRDATEAVKTPVATEAVKTLQPTEAAKTLQPTEAVKSPQSTEPVKSLQPTEAVQTLQPTEAVNTLQSTEAVKSLQSIEPVKTPETTEAVKTPQSTEAVKTLEATEPVKTPEATEPVKTLQPTEAVKTLQSTEAVKTSEATEPVKTLQPTEAVKTPDATKPVKTPEATEPVKTLQPTEAVKTPEATEPVKTPEATEPVKTLPSPSSTSSFPPADQVNEIPQSQSQPLAKTATDFQEARSSKSCQSRESHDGVPSENNGNLADSQEDKEAAADCQLVLNSSITALIRRFFQSLSKEQWREVSEGVYNRDVKEQLTDMCTDVLRFISESVAKNVLQAIRQDQGSTFGTLTLRSPLYSAPLTEYLGITEYNMQRSLESSFSQALCDVVGADTPGRISPKFTEAIAGEVIDEVNSVLSVAIQDSLDGGSSSITAAASCLVSKDRAAKKTLEGAITTMKSFLTGRGTAIRRRIQADKALNHDTKEETPAGGCKGKRKKSQWKRCFSGWWRRKIQAVPLEHLDEAVRSTSAVLTSRSTKESKQGSHCSQEMPSTTSSNAAVGADLGSPHLELVDYLEDEDETPKNIRNGVSSLSSTSLIPPEHHVTWSKVLEDPPMVEATNDEFQEEMSNSLIHQSIDSGDEDEETFIQSFVDQSKPDSECLSNNQVDVAETKTKKSNRVFRFFHNIFSKNEKKEEKKKKASTKNQTKRLSFWLRLLRLNK, from the exons ATGGACAAAGAAGCAGAGAACATGGACGGAATCTCCAGCTCTTCTGCGTTCTCCATAAACTCAGAGACGGCTGAGATTACCAGCATCCCTGTGTCAGGAATCATTGATCAGACTGCTGCGGATCTTGATGAGCTGATGTATTGTGATGACATTTTAGACAACGATGAGGTCACTTGCCCTTGCCCCCATTCAACCATCAGCGAGGATAGTTGGTGTTCCTCTCTTGACTCAGACATCTCAGAGATGATTACATCATTTGATCAGAATATCGATGTGGAGATTAAAAAAGTATGTCAAAGCTTCTTGAATCCAGAGAACCTGGAGACAGAGGCAGATGATtttggagaaaaagaggaagtcCGGACCACCCAGACAGGATCAACCTCCAGACTTTCCAACAGTTCAGAGGAGAGCGTGAGACCTGCATCCTgtgcctcttcttcctccaccaaCACAGCCATCACTAAGGCAGACAAAATGCTTGTCTCCCACGTGATTGATAAGGCTGTCAAGACATTGCATTCCACCAAGGATGTAAGGACACTGCAGTCCAATGAAGCTCTCAACACACCGGAGGCCACTGAGCCTGTCAATACACTGCAGCCCACCGAGGCTGTCAAGACACTGCAGTCCACTGAGCCTGTCAAGACACCGCAGTCCACTGAGCCTGTCAAGTCACTGCAGTCCACTGAGCCTGTCAAGACACGAGATGCCACTGAGGCTGTCAAGACACCAGTGGCCACTGAGGCTGTCAAGACACTGCAGCCCACTGAGGCTGCCAAGACACTGCAGCCCACTGAGGCTGTCAAGTCACCGCAGTCCACTGAGCCTGTCAAGTCACTGCAGCCTACTGAGGCTGTACAGACACTGCAGCCCACTGAGGCTGTCAATACACTGCAGTCCACTGAGGCTGTCAAGTCACTGCAGTCCATTGAGCCTGTCAAGACACCAGAGACAACTGAGGCTGTCAAGACACCGCAGTCCACTGAGGCTGTCAAGACACTGGAGGCCACTGAGCCTGTCAAGACACCGCAGCCCACTGAGGCTGTCAAGTCACTGCAGTCCACTGAGCCTGTCAAGACACGAGATGCCACTGAGGCTGTCAAGACACCAGTGGCCACTGAGGCTGTCAAGACACTGCAGCCCACTGAGGCTGCCAAGACACTGCAGCCCACTGAGGCTGTCAAGTCACCGCAGTCCACTGAGCCTGTCAAGTCACTGCAGCCTACTGAGGCTGTACAGACACTGCAGCCCACTGAGGCTGTCAATACACTGCAGTCCACTGAGGCTGTCAAGTCACTGCAGTCCATTGAGCCTGTCAAGACACCAGAGACAACTGAGGCTGTCAAGACACCGCAGTCCACTGAGGCTGTCAAGACACTGGAGGCCACTGAGCCTGTCAAGACACCAGAGGCCACTGAGCCTGTCAAGACACTGCAGCCCACCGAGGCTGTCAAGACACTGCAGTCCACTGAGGCTGTCAAGACATCAGAGGCCACTGAGCCTGTCAAGACACTGCAGCCCACCGAGGCTGTCAAGACACCAGATGCCACTAAGCCTGTCAAGACACCGGAGGCCACTGAGCCTGTCAAGACACTGCAGCCCACTGAGGCTGTCAAGACACCAGAGGCCACTGAGCCTGTCAAGACACCAGAGGCCACTGAGCCTGTCAAGACACTGCCATCTCCATCCTCCACCAGCTCATTTCCACCAGCTGATCAGGTGAATGAGATCCCTCAGTCACAGAGCCAACCGCTGGCCAAAACTGCAACGGATTTCCAGGAGGCGAGAAGTTCCAAGAGTTGTCAGTCGAGAGAATCTCATGATGGGGTTCCatcagaaaataatggaaatcTTGCAGACTCCCAGGAGGacaaagaagcagcagcagactgcCAGCTTGTCCTGAATTCTTCCATCACTGCCTTAATAAGGAGATTTTTCCAGAGTCTCAGTAAAGA GCAATGGAGGGAAGTAAGCGAAGGCGTTTACAATCGGGATGTGAAGGAGCAGCTGACTGACATGTGCACAGATGTGCTGAGGTTCATCTCGGAGTCAGTTGCTAAGAATGTCTTACAGGCCATCCGTCAGGATCAAGGTTCCACATTTGGCACCTTGACCCTGAGGAGTCCCTTGTACTCAGCACCTCTCACTGAGTACTTAGGTATCACTGAGTACAACATGCAGAGAAGTTTGGAAAGTTCCTTCAGCCAGGCTCTCTGTGATGTCGTTGGTGCGGACACCCCTGGAAGGATTTCACCCAAATTCACAGAGGCCATAGCAGGTGAGGTCATTGATGAGGTCAACTCTGTCCTATCAGTGGCCATACAAGACTCTCTGGATGGAGGATCCTCCAgcatcactgctgctgccagCTGCCTGGTGTCAAAGGACAGAGCAGCCAAGAAGACTTTGGAGGGAGCTATCACAACCATGAAATCCTTCCTCACAGGACGAGGCACTGCAATTAGGAGGAGGATTCAGGCAGACAAAGCTTTAAATCATGACACTAAAGAGGAGACACCGGCGGGTGGATGTAAAGGCAAGAGGAAGAAGTCGCAGTGGAAGAGGTGTTTCAGTGGATGGTGGAGGAGAAAGATTCAGGCAGTTCCACTCGAACACTTGGATGAGGCTGTCAGGTCAACCAGTGCTGTCTTGACATCTAGGAGTACCAAAGAGAGCAAACAGGGCTCTCATTGTTCTCAAGAGAtgccctccaccacctcctccaatGCTGCTGTGGGAGCAGACCTTGGGTCCCCTCACCTAGAGTTGGTGGACTACCTGGAGGATGAAGACGAGACACCAAAAAACATCAGGAATGGTGTTTCATCTCTGTCTTCTACCAGCTTGATTCCACCAGAACACCATGTCACTTGGTCTAAAGTCCTCGAGGACCCACCCATGGTTGAAGCTACGAATGATGAGTTCCAGGAAGAGATGAGCAATTCTTTAATACATCAGTCCATTGACTCTGGTGACGAGGATGAAGAAACCTTCATCCAGAGCTTTGTGGACCAGTCTAAGCCTGACTCTGAGTGTCTCAGTAATAACCAAGTTGATGTTGCGGAGACCAAGACAAAGAAGAGCAACCGTGTCTTCCGCTTCTTCCACAATATCTTCTCAAAG AatgagaagaaggaggagaaaaagaagaaggctTCAACAAAGAATCAGACCAAGCGGCTTTCTTTTTGGTTGCGGCTGTTGCGGCTTAACAAGTAA
- the htr1aa gene encoding 5-hydroxytryptamine (serotonin) receptor 1A a translates to MDFITTSSNDSNATSGYPDGVDVVADWDEGENGTGSGSLPDLKLSYQIITSLLLGALILCSIFGNACVVAAIALERSLQNVANYLIGSLAVTDLMVSVLVLPMAALYQVLNKWTLGQEICDLFISLDVLCCTSSILHLCAIALDRYWAITDPIDYVNKRTPRRAAILISVTWLIGFSISIPPMLGWRSAEDRANPDACIISQDPGYTIYSTFGAFYIPLILMLVLYGRIFKAARFRIRKTVKKTETTKVSDKCLTVSPAIFHKKTNGEAGGKGWKRSDESKPSSPCVNGAVKHGEEGESLEIIEVISNSKTHLPLPNTPQSSSHGYENMNEKNSGAKRKIALARERKTVKTLGIIMGTFIFCWLPFFIVALVLPFCAESCYMPDWLGAVINWLGYSNSLLNPIIYAYFNKDFQSAFKKIIRCKFHRP, encoded by the coding sequence ATGGATTTTATAACAACAAGCAGCAACGACAGCAACGCGACCAGCGGTTACCCTGACGGGGTGGACGTGGTTGCCGACTGGGACGAGGGTGAGAATGGCACGGGGTCTGGGTCTCTGCCAGATCTGAAGCTGAGTTACCAGATTATCACCTCTCTGCTCCTGGGGGCCCTTATCCTCTGCTCCATATTTGGCAATGCGTGCGTTGTGGCAGCCATCGCCCTGGAGAGATCTCTCCAGAATGTGGCTAACTATCTGATTGGATCACTGGCCGTGACAGACCTCATGGTATCGGTACTGGTGCTGCCAATGGCGGCCCTCTACCAGGTTTTGAACAAGTGGACACTAGGACAAGAGATCTGTGATTTATTCATCTCTTTGGATGTATTGTGTTGCACATCATCCATCCTGCATCTGTGCGCAATTGCCCTGGACAGGTACTGGGCCATAACAGACCCCATTGACTATGTAAATAAACGGACACCAAGGCGAGCTGCAATCTTGATTAGTGTGACTTGGCTAATTGGTTTCTCCATCTCTATTCCGCCTATGTTAGGCTGGAGAAGCGCGGAAGACAGGGCGAACCCCGACGCCTGCATCATCAGCCAGGACCCGGGCTACACCATCTACTCCACATTTGGGGCTTTTTACATTCCTCTTATCCTCATGTTGGTCCTGTATGGGCGAATATTCAAGGCTGCTCGGTTTCGGATTCGAAAGACGGTCAAGAAAACCGAGACAACAAAAGTGTCAGACAAGTGCTTGACTGTGTCTCCGGCCATCTTCCACAAGAAAACCAACGGGGAGGCCGGGGGCAAAGGCTGGAAGCGCAGCGACGAGTCTAAACCCAGCTCTCCGTGCGTAAATGGCGCGGTGAAGCACGGAGAGGAGGGTGAGTCACTTGAGATCATAGAAGTTATCAGCAACTCAAAGACGCACCTGCCTCTGCCCAACACCCCTCAGTCGTCCTCGCATGGCTAcgaaaacatgaatgaaaagaaCTCGGGGGCGAAGAGAAAGATCGCGCTGGCCAGGGAACGCAAAACGGTGAAAACACTGGGGATCATCATGGGAACTTTCATCTTCTGCTGGCTGCCCTTTTTCATCGTCGCGCTGGTGCTGCCTTTCTGTGCAGAGAGCTGCTACATGCCCGACTGGCTTGGCGCAGTCATAAACTGGCTTGGCTACTCCAACTCTCTCCTCAACCCCATCATATATGCCTACTTCAACAAAGACTTCCAAAGTGCTTTCAAGAAGATTATAAGATGCAAATTCCACAGACCGTAA